In Massilia sp. METH4, the genomic window TGACTCCAGGGCATTACCGTTCATTTGTTATCGGATCATGCCGGCCTTTATTCAAAAGGCGGGTCGGGGATTTGCATGCTGCGTCGACTGACTTTCATTGTTTCCTTATTCATCTCCTGGTCCGTCAATAGTATGGAAATGAGCGTACCCAACGCGGTGGCCGCCGCGGAGCCGATCGAGCTGAAACCGGCCCCCCGCCGCGGCGCGCTGTACCGCGTGAGCCACGATGGCAAGACGAGCTATCTGTTCGGCACGATCCACGTCGGCAAGCAGGGCTTCTTCCCGCTCGAGCCGGAGGTGACGCAGGCGCTGTCGCATGCCAGCTCGCTCGTGCTGGAACTCGATACCCGTGCGTATGAGCCGTTCCAGCGTGCGCTGGCGAAGTACGGCACCTACCCGCAGGGCGAATCGATCACGCGCCACCTGTCGCCGCACGCCCTCGCCAGGCTCGAGGTGGCGCTCGCCAGGGCGGGCATTCCGCTGCGCAATGTCGAGGGTTACCGGCCGTGGCTAGTGGCGAACATCCTGGTCGGCAGCGAGATCGAAAGGCATGGCTACCACCGCAGCAACGGGGTGGAAGGCTTCCTGCTTTCGGCCGCCGTGCAGCAGAAGAAGCGCGTGCGCGAACTGGAAACGGCCGATTACCAGCTCAGCCTGTTCGCCTCGCTGGACGATGTACAGCAGGAGCAATACCTGCTCGAAAACCTCGACGACCTGGAAAACGGCAAGGCATTGCAGAAATCGGCCGGCCTGATCGACGCGTGGAGCACGGCGGACGCGGCGCGCATCGCCGCGCTGGCCCGCGAGCTGACCACGGGCGACACGGTATCGGCCACGTTCATGGACCGCACGCTGCTGCGCCAGCGTAACCCGCAGATGACCGCCCATATCGAAGCGATCATGCGCAGCGACGAGGTAGCCTTCGTCGGCATCGGCCTGCTGCACCTGGTGGGCGAGGACAGCATTCCCGAACTGCTGCGCCGCCGCGGCTACGACGTCCAGCAGATGTACTGACAGGCCGGGCGCGCCAGCGCTTACTGCCGTGAAATGCTGCCCATGCCGTTCTCGATGCGGTAGCTGACGCGGTCTCCCACCTTGTAGTCCGGTGTCGCCTGCACCACCACGCTTTGCATGGCACCGTCGTCGGTGCGCAGCGTCACGCGGTAGGCGCGGTCCGTGCCGACACCGGGCACGCTGCCGCCGGCGGCTGCCGCGCCCGGCGCGCCACTGACGCCGATCTCCGTATCGCGCCGGGCAACCGGTTCGATCGCCTGCACGACGCCCTGCCAGCTCGGCATGGCGGCGCCCGCCAGGCTGCGTTCCATCGCCATGCTCTCCGCCCTGCCGGGAGTGCTCCCCATCGCGCTGCTGCCCGCCGTGCCCGGCCCGACGGCGCCGCTGTTCGCCATGCCGGCGCTCTCTCTGCGTTCCTGCACGTAGTCGTTATAGCCGCTGGCGGTCGTGCCGGCGCTGCCGGACAGGCCCGAGCTGTCCGCACCGGCAAGCGTGTCCTGGTTACCGGTGCCGGCGCAGCCGGCGAGTACCGCACAGGTGGCCAGCGCCAGGGGCACTGTCCCTACCATCCTGCCGCAGCCGATGCTGATGTGTCTCATGATCTTCTCCCCGGGCTCCATGCCCGTGCCGCTGCAACGCCTCTGCGCGCGGTGCGTTGACACTGGCAAGACCGGCCTTGATGCAAATCAAATCGCCCGGTCGGATGCAGCTTGATAATTAGGTATTAGACAACTATAAGGGGCGATATGCGCAGGCATCGAACGGAAGCGGTCATCGCAAACATGGTCGACGCCGCCTATGGCGGGCAGCGCGGCCCCGGCGGGCGGCGCAAGCGTTACGTGATGCGGCAGGCGCTGTATGCGCTGGTAAGGCTGGCGAAGGTGGAGCAGTTGCTGGACATGCGGCTCGACGCCGAGCGGGCCACGGGCGGCCTGGTGGGCGCGGGACAGCGGCGGCACACGAAGGCGCTGTTACGCAAGATCACCATGGACGTGCAGGCCGAAGGCCACCGGCTCGAACGCGATTGGGTAGCCGCCAGGGCCGAGGGCGAAGATTTGCCTTGCCCCGATATGGAAAACGATTGCGGCAAGAATTGATGGGCCGGATGGGGCGCTCGACGTTACGTCGACACCCTGCGGTTCGTCCACAGTGCCCACAGCATGGTGGAAGTGACGATGGCGGCGCTGCAGTCGACCAGCCAGTCGCCCACCGCGCCATGCCGATAGGGCAGGAAACTCTGCACGAGCTCATCGATCGCGCCCATCGCGGCGATCGTCAGCACGGCCTTGGGCGCGCGCTGGGCCGGCGTGCCGGTGCTGCCCGTGAAGACCAGGAAGGCCAGTACCGCGTAGGCACAGGAATGCAGCACGATGCCAGAAGCGACTTCGGCGGCGTCGGCGCGTGCGCCAGGGATCGAGCCGATGATGACGATCAGGGCAAACAGGGTCATGGCGCCCCAGTAGCGCAGGCGCGGCCAGGTCGGAGTGAGCAGCAGGAGGTGGAGGAGTTTCAGCACAGAAGCACAGCGCAGTTGGCAAAACCGTAACGATAGCACGGAAAAAAAGAGCCCGCCGTCGCGGCGGGCTCAAACCCTGTCCGGGCCAAGAGACGATGAATCAACGATGAAATGCAAGCGTTGGAACCGGGATCGCCGCCCGGCTGTCACCGATCGGGCAATGATCGGGCAATGATCGGGCAATGAACGGAACCGGCCGGAAAAGCCGGGAAACACAAACCGCAGGCGACCCCGGAAAAGAATTCGAAGCGGTGTGCCGGAGCACACCAGACCTGCCACCACGCATATCGGTTGCATGTGTGTCAGATGGGTTCGAGTATAAGGAATCAATGTGACGCCGCCATGACAGCGCGCAAATCTTGCGCATTCATGTGGCCGCCATGGAGATAAAAAAAAGCCCGCTGTTTGGCGGGCTTTAAACTATTATCTTGGAGGAGAATAGTGGAGACAGGTGTAATGATGCTGCATCGCCACATATAAGTCCAATTTTGAATTCCGATAATAGATATGCGTCTTTCTGATATCTCGTCTGTTTGACATCCGCGTAAGCGCGGCACATCAGAGAATCACAGCCTCGTTCGGCAGCTGGTTCGGGCGCGAACCGTCGGAAGGGAAGTGTTTCTGCAGCAGGTCGGCAAGCTGGTTCAGCGCCGCGATCGTGCCCTCGTGGAAGTCGCCCCGCTTGTAGGCGTCCGTCATCGTCCGGCAGACGGCTTGCCATTCCGCTTCGCCGATACGGCGGCCCACATTGCGGTCGGCCACGATGTCCACGGCGTGGTCCGCCAAATTCACATAAATCAGTACGCCGCAATTTTCTTCCGTGTCCCACACACCGTAGTCGACGAACAGGGCGCGCGCGCGTTCCCGGTTCGTGATGCCATCGAGTGCCGCGCCGAACGGCAGCGATGGTTCGACGACCAGCCGCACTTCCGCCCTGTGGCGGCGTTCACCGTCGGCGATCGCCGCGGCGATGGCTTCCAGCGTCGGTTGCGGGAAACAGCGCCGGCCCGTGCCGGAACCCGTCATCAGGTGGCGCCAGGCGCGGCGCCAGCGTGCAATCGCAGTCATCACCAGTCTCCCGAGGCGCCGCCGCCATCGAACGTGCCGCCGCCCCCGCCGCCGAAGCCGCCGAAGCCGCCGCCACCGAAGCCGCCGCCACCGAACCCGCCGCCGTGGCGGTGGGCATTGCCCAGCGCGCTGCCGAGCGCGCTGCCGATCAGCACGCCCGCCGCATCCGAGCCCCAGCCCGAGCGGTGCAGGGACCGGCGCCGGCCGCGGCCGCGGAACATTGGCAGCAGCACGAACAGGCCGAACAGGATCGCCGGCCAGAACCAGCCGCCGCCGCTGTCGGCCTGCGCCTGGCGCGGTGCCGGCTGGGCTTCGGGGGCGGGGAAGTGTTCCTTGTCCAGCAAGGTGGCGATGGCGGACACGCCCGCGCTCAGGCCGCCGTAGTAATCGTTGTTGCGGAAGTGGGGCGCGATCACATCCTGCAGCACGCGCTTCGATTGCGCATCGGTCAGCACACCCTGCACCCCGCGACCCGCCTCGATGCGCAGCCGGCGCAGCGAAGAGGGATTGTCCTTCGCCACCAGTACGAGCACGCCGTCGTCCACGCCCTTGCGGCCCAGCTTCCATGCGTCGGTGACGCGGATGCTGTATTGCTCGATCGGTTCCGGCGCCGTGCTGTTGACGGTGAGGATGGCGATCTGGCTGCCCGTGCGGGTTTCATGATCGGCCAGCACCGATTCCAGCGCGGCGCGCTGCTGGGGCGTGAGCAGATTGGCCTGGTCGGTCACGCGCGCCTTCAGCTCGGGCACCGGAACGAACGGGGATGGCTGTGCTTCCTGGGCACGGGCTGCCTCGACGAAGAGCAACGAGACGAAGAGGAGCAGCACCAGCAGGGCGTAGCGCACCAGCCAGTGTTCGAGCCACTTCTTCGAGGGGCGCGGTACGAGGCGGCCCAGGCCGCGCCGGTGACCGCGCACGTCGCGCACGTCGCGCTCGTTCGTCACTTCGGCCGTGCCCAGCCATTTGCCTTCGGAAGGATGCTCGCGCGTGCGCCGCCGGGGTGCGGCGGGCGGTGCGGCATCGTCCTGCGGACCCAGCGGCATGGCGGTTCTCATCTCCCGGTGTTATTTCTTGCCGCCGAAATCGACGGTCGGCGCGGTCGAGATCGCTTTCTCGTTTTCCACCGTGAAGCTCGGCTTGACTTCATAGCCGAACATCATCGCCGTCAGGTTGGTGGGGAAGCGCCGCGCGAGCACATTGTAGTCCTGCACGGAGGCGATGTAGCGCTGCCTTGCCACCGTGATGCGGTTTTCCGTGCCCTCCAGCTGTGATTGCAGGTCGCGGAAGCTGGTATCGGCCTTCAGGTCCGGGTAGCGCTCGGACACGGCCATCAGCCGCGACAGCGCGGAGGACAGCTCGCCCTGCGCCTGCTGGAACTTCTGGAACGCGGCGGGATTGTTCAACACTTCGGGGGTGACCTGGATGCTGGTGGCGCGGGCACGGGCCGCCGTGACTGCTTCCAGCGTCTCGCGTTCATGCGATGCATAGCCCTTCACCGTGTTGACGAGGTTTGGAATGAGGTCGGCGCGGCGCTGGTACTGGTTCACTACTTCGCCCCAGGCCGCCTTGGTTGCCTCGTCCTTGCTCTGGAATTCGTTGTAGCCGCAGCCGGACAGCGTGACGGCCAGCAGGCCCATGGCAATCCAGCGTACCAAGTTGTTGCGCATGCTTTCTCCTTGTAATGACATGTCCCGATGTTGATGGCACTATAACCCCTGGGGCCAGCCGCTTTCGTACGGTACAGCACATAGCCGATCGGAAGTGGCCGCCCGTTCGGTCCCCTTTATAATGACGGGTTAGCAAATTTCAATAAAGGGGCCGCCGTGAATTTCATCAACAAACTGAACGCCGCCTGGGCCGCCAACGACTCGCTGCTGTGCGTGGGCCTGGACCCGGACATGGAGCGCCTGCCGGCGCAATTCCGCGGCAGCCCGGACGGCATCTACCGCTTTTGCACGGAAATCATCGACGCGACGGCCGACCTGGCGTGCGCATTCAAGCCGCAGATCGCCTACTTCGCCGCGCTGGGCGCGGAAGGCCAGCTCGAGCGCATCGGCGCCTACCTGCGCGACAAATACCCGCACATCCCGCTGATCCTCGATTCGAAGCGGGGCGATATCGGCGCCACCGCGAAGCAGTATGCCCGCGAAGCCTACGACCGCTATGGCGCGGACGCGGTCACCGTCAGCCCGTACATGGGGGCCGATTCCGTCGAGCCATACATGGAATGGCGCGACCGCGGCGTGATCGTGCTGTGCCGCACATCGAACCCTGGCGGTTCCGACCTGCAATTCCTGGAAGTGAACGGCAAGCCGCTGTACCAGCACGTGGCGCAGTTGGTGGCCGACAAGTGGAACGACAACGGCCAGTGCGCGCTGGTGGTCGGCGCCACGTTCCCGGAAGAGATTCGTGCCGTGCGCGCGATCGTGGGCGAGATGCCGCTGCTGATTCCCGGCATCGGTGCCCAGGGCGGCGACGTCGAAGCGACGGTGCGGGCGGGCCGGACTGACGCAGGCACGGGGATGATGATCAATTCCTCGCGCGCGATCCTGTACGCCGCGCCTCAGGCTGGCGAGGATTTCGCGCAGGCGGCACGGCGGGTGGCGGAGGAGACGCGTCACGCGATCAACGCGTATCGTTGAGCCAACATCCGAAAAAATGGGGACAGACCCCATTTTTCGAGCAACATTGCCTGGAAAATGGGGTCTGTCCCCATTTTCGGGGCACGAGTCGTGCCGACTTCGGCAGGGGACATCAAGCAGACGACGCTGACTACTCTAGTATGCCTGCGGCACGATCATCTCGGCATACTCGTACAGCTCGCCCAGGATCCGTTCGGCGCGCTCGTCGGCCGATTGGGCCAGGTGGTCGATTTCGCCGAACAGCTGGTCGACGCTGCGGGCGCCGCCGGCGCCTTCCAGCAGCCGCGCGGCGCGGTGCTGTTCCCAGTGCTCGTGTTCCTGTTCCGACAGCGTGTCCGGGAAGTTGCGGGCGCGGTAGCGGAACAGCAGTTCTGCCAGCCGGTCGTCCTGGAAATGCGGCGACATCGCCGCCAGCTTGCGCGGCGGTTCGCGCCGCAGCGCGTCCAGCGTGCGCCGGTCTTCCTTGCCGATGAAGCCGCCGTACAGGTCCTCGTCCACATCGGCCGGCTCGGCCGGGGGACGGTGGAACACCTGTTCCCAGATCGCCGACAGGTCTGGGCCGTCGGCCGCGTATTGCGCGTGCATGAGGGCCAGTTCCAGGTCCATGCCCCAGCGCTGCGCCATCTCCGTGCTCAGCGTCTTGAGGTTGCCCACCAGCATGGGCGACTTGTTCAGGTGCACGCTCTTGATCGGCAGGCGGCTCACGCCCTCGGGCAAGTCTTCCGCGCGGCTGAACAGGCGGGTGCGGATCGTTTCCGCGTCGAGCGTGAACAGTTCGCGCGGGTCGTGGGTGCAATCCCAGACCAGCACCTCGTTCTTGTTCGTCGGGTGCGCGCCGAGCGGCCAGACCACGGCCAGGCAGCCGCGTTCCGCGGGAAACATTCCGGAGACGTGCAGGAACGGCTTGCGCAGCTCGCGCGCCAGGTGCAGGCCCATCTCGTCCGCCACGCGGCCCTTGTCGCGCAAGGCCAGGCAAAAGTCCCACAGCCGCGGTTGCTTCTGGCGAATCAGCCGCGCCAGCGCGATCGTGGCGCGCACGTCGGACAGCGCGTCGTGGGCCGCATCGTGGCTCAAATTGTTGACTGATGTCAATAATTCAAGTTTGAAGCTGGTCTTGCCGTTATCGCCTGTAGGCCATTCGATGCCGTCGGGCCGCAGGGCGTGGCACATGCGCACCACGTCCAGCAAGTCCCAGCGGCCGCAGCCGTTTTGCCATTCGCGCGCATACGGGTCGATCAGGTTGCGCCAGAACAGGAAGCGCGTGACTTCGTCGTCGAAGCGGATCGTGTTGTAGCCCACGCCGATCGTGCCGGGCTCGGCGAAGAGTTCGAGGATCGTGGCGGCGAACTGGTGCTCGGGCACGCCTTCGCGCAAGGCTTGCTGCGGCGTGATGCCGGTGATCAGGCAGGCCTGCGGGTCGGGCAGGTAATCGTCCGCCGGCTTGCAGAACAGCATGACCGGTTCGCCGATCTCGTTCAGGTCGGCATCGGTGCGAATGGCGGCAAATTGCGCAGGGCGATCGCGGCGTGGCACGGCGCCGAACGTTTCGTAGTCGTGCCAGAGAAAAGTATGGTTGCTCATGGGGTGTTCAGTCGTGTCATAACCGGAGATTATCGTGGCAAATAGCGTTTCCCTCAATTCAAAGGCCATCTCCACCGATTCGAAGGTGGCCAACCAGGGCGAGGTCACCGCCGCCCGCGCGAAGATGCAGCTGAACGTGTCGATCATGGAGGCATCGGCCTCGATTTCGATCGGTGTCGGCAGCAATCCACAGGCGCTGCTGTACAAGTCGGCGATCACCAGCATCAATGAGGCATTGCGGGCGGAACTGGGCGAGAACGCCGTGCAGAACGCGGCGCGGATGGATAACTCGCCGCAGGCGACGGCCGACCGCATCGTGTCGCTCGCCACCGGCTTTTATGACGCGTTCAAGCGCCAGAATCCTCAGATGGAAGACAATTCGGCCTTGCAAAAGTTCATCGATGCCGTGAAGGGCGGCGTGGAACAGGGCTTCAAGGAAGCCCGCGATATCCTGAAGGGCTTGAACGTGCTGGGCGGGGATGTGGCGGCCAATGTCGACAAGACATACGCACTGGTGATGAAAGGCTTCGACGATTTCGCCAGCCGCGCAGCGCAGCCGAAGGAAGAGCTGAAAGAAGAGCCCGAGGCGGCCTAGGGAAGCACTGATTTATTGCTGGTGGATGAGATTGGTCCTGAAAAATGAGTCCAGCAAGACGCAAAAGACTCGTCATACCGGGGTATGGCGGGCCTTTTGTGCCGCAGCTGGGCACGTTTTTCGGGGCCAAGATCGCCGCCATGAATAAATCAGTGCTTCCCTAGTGTGGTGAGCCAGAAATTCGTTGATTATAAGTTTGACGAAATCGTCTCAAGAGCCGAGGCACTGCGTCGGCGCTGGAAATGCATGGTAAGGCCGGGGCCTTACCATGCATTTTCAACGCAGTATTGGGGCGATTCTCGTCGGATTTATTCAACGAATTTTTGACTCACCACGCTAGGGCCCTGGGGCCGTCAATCCGTCAGCAGCGGCACCGCGACGGCCACGCGGTCGCGCCCGGCCGCTTTCGCTTCGTACAGCGCCGCGTCGGCATTGGCGATCAGTGCGTGATCGTCCTGCCCGCCGGCCAGGCTCGCCACCCCGAACGATGCAGTGATGTGCGGCAGCGGCAAGCGCATGTCCTCGAACACGACCGCTTCGCGCATCCGCTCGCACAGCCGTTCGGCCACGCCGGCCGCCACGGCACCGGTCGTATCGGGCAGGATCACCATCAATTCCTCGCCCCCGTAGCGCACGGCGAAATCGGTGGGCCGCAGGGCCCCGGCCAGTATCCCCGCCGCCACGCGCAGCGCTCCGTCGCCTTGCAGGTGGCCGTGGCTGTCGTTGAACTGCTTGAAGTGGTCGATGTCCAGCATGATCAGCGACAACGGGGCCCGCGTCACCTGCGCGGTCGAGACCAGGCGCGGCAGCACGTCGTTCAGCCAGGCGCGGTTGTACAAGCCCGTCAAGCCATCGTTCAGGGATAGCTGGCGGTAGAATTCGCCCAGCTTCTGCCGCCGGCGCAGTTGCATGTTGGCGGCGCGGATACGGAAGGACAGCAGGCGCAGCAGGTTGCGCGCCACGCCATTGGATTCCTCGATCAGGCGCCACGCCAGGTCGGCATCGACCAGCAGCAGCTCGCTTTCCTCCAGCGCGGTAAGGCCGGAAAGGTCCGCTTCACCGTCGAGCACGGATTGTTCGCCGGCGCTTTCGCCGGGCAGGATCTTCGTGGTGGCCCCTTCGCCGGTGGCATCGGCCAGCGCGCCGCGCAGCACGATCACGAGTCGCGGGCAGGCCGGATCGGATACCACCTCGCCGGCCGCCGCGAGCATCACCGGGCAGCCGGCCAGCAGGGCGGCGGCGCTGGCGGTATCGGCATCGCGGAACAGTTGCAGGCTGGCGATGTCGTGGGCGGAGGCGGCAAAGGTGCTCAGTAGTTTCACGGCGGGGTTTTCCAGAAGTCATGCCATGATAGCGCATGAACGGCGGCGCCCAACGGCGGAATTATTTCGATACGTTACTTTTACTTTCTTTTGCAACAGCTCATGCCCCTGATCGACGCCCTCGGCCGGGAACACCGGCCTTTCCCGCATGCCCGCATCGTTTCGCTCGTGCCGTCGATCACCGAGCTGCTGTGCACGCTTGGATTGGCGCCGCAGCTCGTCGGGCGCACCGGCTTCTGCATCCATCCCAAGGAAGTGCTGCGCGAGATGGCGAAGGTCGGCGGCACGAAGGATGTCAATCTGGACAAGATCCGGGCGCTGGCCCCCACGCACGTGGTCGTCAACATCGACGAGAACGAGAAGCCGACCGTCGATAGTCTGGCCGGATTCGTGCCGCACGTGATCGTCACGCACCCGCTGCGCCCCGAGGACAACCTGGACCTGGCGCGCTTGCTGGGCGGCGTGTTCTGCGCGGACGAGCCGGCGCGCCGCTGGTGCGACGCGTTCGCCGCCGAACTGGCGGCGCTGCGCGCAATGCCGAAGGGCCCGCCGCAGCGCGTGCTCTACTGCATCTGGCAAGACCCGTGGATGACCGTGTCGCGCGAGACGTATATCGCGGCGATGCTGGCCGAGATCGGCTGGAGCGTGCCGGCCCTGGGGCCGGCGCGCTATCCCCGCTTCGACTGGAACGCCGCGCTGGTGGCGGACATCGACCAGGTGCTGCTGTCCACCGAACCCTACCGGTTCACGGAAGCGCATGCCGATGCACTGGAAAAGCAGCTCGGCAAGCCGGTGCAACTGGTGGATGGGGAAATGATGTCGTGGTACGGCAGCCGGGCGCTGGCCGGGCTGTCGTACCTGCGGACACTCGCCGCGGCCGGCTGACGGCGGCGCTTATTTGTCCTTACTCGTCCGGCTGCACCAGGTCGGCGACAGGCGTGTTGTGCTTGACGTCGCTGCGCTTGCCGATAGCGGTGTCGAGTGCGCGCACGAGCTTGCTGGACGCGCCGGAAATCGCCTGGCGCAGGTCGGACGCCTGGTCCGTGACGGCGATCGGCGGAATGCCGGCCACGCGCGCTTCCATCATGCAGCGCTTGTCGTTGGGGCCGGATTTGTGGCTGCTGTTGTTGTCGCCCAGGTGGACCTCCACGCGGGTGACCTGCTCGCCGAAGCGTTCGAGTGCCGAGCGCACCACGCCTTCCACGTGGTCGTCCAGGCTGGCGTCGTGGGTGATGGCCTTGTCGGTATTGACTTGAACTTGCATCGCTACTCCTCCTTTGTGTGTGGGCCGATGTTACGCGGTACTGTGCGCTTCGGTTGTTAAGTGCAGCACATTGCCGGGTTTTCAAGCCCGTTTTCCAGCTTTCCGACGAACTAGGCAGGAGGAACTATGGCTGAGCCCGTGTCCCCTTGGTGCCAGGCACCAATGGGACACGGGCTCAGCCGTGGGGTTACTTCGCCTGTTCGGCCAATTCCTTCTCGTGGTGCGGGAAGCGGTCCATCCTGGCGAGCACGGGGAACAGCTTGATCCAGGCGGCGGTGACGGCGAGGGTGGCGGCGCCGCCGAAGACGACGGCGCGCGACAGGCCCATCCACCCGGCCGTCACGCCCGATTCGAATTCGCCCAGCTCGTTGGAGGCGCCGATGAAGACGGAGTTGACGGCGCTGACGCGGCCGCGGATCGCGTCCGGCGTCTCGTATTGCACGAGCAGGTGGCGCACGTAGACGCTGATCATGTCGCCGGCGCCCATCAGCAGCAGGCAGGCGAGGGCGATGGCGAAGCTCGTCGTGGCGCCCAGTATGACGGTGCCCACGCCGAACACGGCCACGCCGCCGAACATCCAGGCGCCCACCCGGCGCGTGATCGGAAAGAAGGCCAGGGCGATCGAGCACAGGGCGGCGCCGGCGCCCGGGGCCGTGCGCAGCAGGCCCAGGCCGGTCGGGCCCACGTGCAGCACGTCGTGGGCCAGCGCCGGCAGCAGGGCGGTGGCGCCGCCGAACAGCACGGCGAACAGGTCCAGCGAGATGGCACCCAGCACGATGGGGCGCGACATCACGAAGCGCAAGCCTTCCAGCACGCTGTGCCAGGTGGCCGGTTCGCGATTGGTCGCCTGCGGCGGCGCCTTGACCGACGCCATCAGCACCACGGCCACGAGCAGCAACCCGGCCGCGATCGCGTAGACGGCGATCGGGCCGTAGAGGTACAGCAGGCCGCCCAGCGTGGGGCCGAGGATCACGGCCACGTGGAAACTGGAGGAAGAGAGCGCTACCGCCTTGCTGAAATCCTGCTGGGGCACCAGGTTGACGAGCATCGCCTGCGTGGCAGGTCCCATGAAGGCACGCGCGCTGCCGAACAGCGTGAGCACGGCGAAGATGGGCCAGACCGCCGTCATGCCGCTGGAAGCGAAGGCGAGCAGCAGCGCGCCGACCAGCAATTGCGTGGCGAGGCAGGCGGTGACGATATTGCGGCGGTTGTAGCGGTCCGCCACGTGCCCAGCCGGCAGGATCAGCAGCAGGAAGGGCGCGAATTGCGCGAGCCCGATCATGCCCAGGTAGAACAGGTTGTGGGTCATCGAATACACCTGCCAGCCCACGGCGACATTCTGCATCTGCACGGCAAGCGTGCCGAGGATGCGGGCGGCAAGGTAGAACGAGAAATTGCGGTGGCGCAGGACGGCGAAGCCGTTGGATGTGGACATGCGGGCGATATGGAAGGGTCGCGATCGCCGCCCGCCGGGCGGGCCGGCGGGACCGCGG contains:
- a CDS encoding MFS transporter, which encodes MSTSNGFAVLRHRNFSFYLAARILGTLAVQMQNVAVGWQVYSMTHNLFYLGMIGLAQFAPFLLLILPAGHVADRYNRRNIVTACLATQLLVGALLLAFASSGMTAVWPIFAVLTLFGSARAFMGPATQAMLVNLVPQQDFSKAVALSSSSFHVAVILGPTLGGLLYLYGPIAVYAIAAGLLLVAVVLMASVKAPPQATNREPATWHSVLEGLRFVMSRPIVLGAISLDLFAVLFGGATALLPALAHDVLHVGPTGLGLLRTAPGAGAALCSIALAFFPITRRVGAWMFGGVAVFGVGTVILGATTSFAIALACLLLMGAGDMISVYVRHLLVQYETPDAIRGRVSAVNSVFIGASNELGEFESGVTAGWMGLSRAVVFGGAATLAVTAAWIKLFPVLARMDRFPHHEKELAEQAK